The proteins below are encoded in one region of Mesoplasma melaleucae:
- the nadE gene encoding NAD(+) synthase gives MELKEYLDYLVEFIREIVKKANAKGVVIGISGGIDSAVVACLAKKAFPDNYTAVWMPIESSDEDYKCKQELIDQCDIKAIDVELKDTFLTFKKAIKDSTTLDNKLAIANAKARLRMTTLYTVAQTNSYLVLGTDNKDEWHIGYFTKFGDGGVDMVPLVHLLKREVREAARILGIPKSIIERAPTASLWENQTDESELGITYDQIDAYLAGEINDEVVKNRVDHLHKISEHKRNAAVAPKEFNRK, from the coding sequence ATGGAATTAAAAGAATATTTAGACTATTTAGTTGAATTTATTAGAGAAATAGTTAAAAAAGCAAACGCCAAAGGTGTTGTTATTGGGATAAGTGGTGGAATTGATTCTGCAGTTGTTGCGTGCTTAGCAAAAAAAGCATTTCCTGACAACTATACTGCTGTTTGAATGCCAATTGAATCTAGTGATGAAGATTACAAATGTAAACAAGAATTAATTGATCAATGTGATATTAAAGCAATTGATGTTGAATTAAAAGATACATTCTTGACTTTTAAAAAAGCAATCAAAGATTCAACAACACTAGATAATAAATTAGCAATTGCAAATGCAAAAGCTCGTTTAAGAATGACAACACTTTACACAGTTGCACAAACAAATTCTTATTTAGTTTTAGGAACAGATAATAAAGATGAATGACATATTGGATACTTTACAAAATTTGGTGATGGCGGAGTTGATATGGTTCCGCTTGTTCATTTATTAAAAAGAGAAGTTAGAGAAGCAGCAAGAATTTTAGGTATACCTAAGTCAATTATTGAGCGTGCTCCAACAGCAAGTTTATGAGAAAACCAAACTGATGAAAGCGAGTTAGGAATTACTTATGATCAAATTGATGCTTATTTAGCTGGTGAAATAAATGATGAAGTTGTAAAAAACAGAGTTGATCACTTACATAAAATAAGTGAGCACAAAAGAAATGCTGCAGTAGCGCCTAAAGAATTTAATAGAAAGTAA